From Quercus lobata isolate SW786 chromosome 1, ValleyOak3.0 Primary Assembly, whole genome shotgun sequence, one genomic window encodes:
- the LOC115982548 gene encoding protein ETHYLENE INSENSITIVE 3-like, which produces MMMMFDDMGLCCDMDFISAPLGEGDMAAPPPEPEATGEDDYTDEEIDVDELERRMWRDKMRLKRLKEQSKGKEGIDLVKQRQSQEQARRKKMSRAQDGILKYMLKMMEVCKAQGFVYGIIPEKGKPVTGASDNLREWWKDKVRFDRNGPAAIAKYQADNAIPGKNDGCNSIGPTPHTLQELQDTTLGSLLSALMQHCDPPQRRFPLEKGVPPPWWPTGNEEWWPQLGLPKDQGPPPYKKPHDLKKAWKVGVLTAVIKHMSPDIAKIRKLVRQSKCLQDKMTAKESATWLAIINQEEALARDLYPDSCPPLSSAGGSGSLVINDCSEYDVEGADDEPNFDVQERKPENLNLSSMGMRERLSVRQTPYPIKGEIVTNLDFIQKRKPSSDLNMMMDQRIYTCEFLQCPYSEVRLGFNDRTSRDNHQLTCPYRSTSEFGGSNFHVNEVKPVIFPQSFAQAKPAAPSVNSAQSAFDSSGLGVPEDGQKMISELMSIYDTNIQGNKNVTTSNSSVTENQSLPQLKIQPQQESYFHGQGVVMEGNFFEESNIHNNHQMFPREENQFDRFKALNTPFETNHNSNNFQMMYGSPFDLAPFDYKEEQQGVAMDTLTKQQDIPIWYQ; this is translated from the coding sequence atgatgatgatgttcgATGATATGGGACTTTGTTGTGATATGGATTTCATATCTGCCCCTCTTGGGGAAGGAGATATGGCTGCCCCGCCACCTGAACCAGAAGCCACAGGGGAGGATGATTATACTGATGAAGAGATAGATGTAGATGAGCTTGAGAGGAGGATGTGGAGGGACAAGATGCGTCTCAAAAGGCTCAAAGAGCAGAGTAAGGGTAAGGAAGGGATTGATTTAGTGAAGCAGCGACAGTCCCAGGAACAGGCAAGGAGGAAGAAGATGTCAAGGGCACAAGATGGGATCTTGAAGTACATGTTGAAGATGATGGAAGTGTGTAAAGCCCAAGGGTTTGTTTATGGTATTATTCCAGAGAAGGGAAAACCTGTGACTGGGGCATCTGACAATCTTCGTGAGTGGTGGAAGGATAAAGTCCGGTTTGATCGTAACGGCCCAGCTGCCATAGCCAAGTACCAAGCAGATAATGCCATCCCAGGCAAGAATGACGGCTGTAATTCAATTGGTCCAACACCACACACCTTGCAGGAGCTTCAGGATACCACCCTTGGTTCTCTGTTGTCAGCACTCATGCAACACTGTGACCCCCCTCAGAGGCGTTTTCCACTAGAGAAAGGTGTTCCCCCACCATGGTGGCCCACTGGAAATGAGGAATGGTGGCCCCAGCTTGGTCTGCCTAAGGATCAAGGCCCTCCTCCTTACAAGAAGCCTCATGACTTGAAGAAGGCATGGAAGGTGGGTGTCCTCACTGCAGTTATCAAGCACATGTCCCCTGATATTGCCAAGATTCGCAAGCTTGTAAGGCAGTCTAAATGCTTGCAGGACAAGATGACAGCCAAGGAAAGTGCCACCTGGCTTGCCATAATAAACCAGGAGGAAGCCTTGGCTCGAGATCTTTACCCTGATTCATGCCCCCCATTGTCCTCTGCTGGGGGGAGCGGGTCTTTGGTCATCAATGATTGCAGTGAGTATGATGTTGAAGGGGCTGATGATGAACCAAACTTTGATGTTCAAGAGCGCAAACCTGAGAATCTTAATTTATCCTCTATGGGGATGAGGGAAAGGCTGTCAGTTCGACAAACACCATATCCTATCAAGGGAGAAATTGTTAccaatttggattttattcagAAGAGGAAGCCATCCAGTGATTTAAACATGATGATGGATCAGAGGATCTATACATGTGAGTTCCTTCAGTGTCCTTACAGTGAAGTCCGCCTTGGCTTTAACGACAGGACTTCCAGGGACAATCATCAATTGACTTGTCCATATAGAAGTACTTCAGAGTTTGGAGGGTCAAATTTTCATGTTAATGAGGTTAAGCCAGTTATCTTCCCTCAGTCCTTTGCTCAAGCCAAGCCAGCTGCTCCATCAGTAAACTCAGCCCAGTCTGCCTTTGATTCATCAGGACTTGGAGTTCCTGAAGATGGGCAGAAAATGATCAGCGAGCTTATGTCAATCTATGACACCAACATTCAAGGCAATAAGAATGTTACTACCAGTAACAGTTCAGTCACAGAGAATCAGAGTCTTCCCCAGCTGAAAATTCAACCACAACAGGAGAGTTACTTTCATGGTCAAGGGGTTGTGATGGAAGGAAACTTCTTTGAAGAATCCAACATCCACAATAATCATCAGATGTTCCCGCGTGAGGAAAATCAGTTTGACCGTTTTAAGGCATTGAATACCCCGTTCGAGACCAACCATAACAGCAATAATTTCCAAATGATGTATGGCTCTCCATTTGATTTGGCTCCCTTCGACTACAAAGAGGAACAACAAGGAGTAGCAATGGATACACTGACGAAACAGCAGGATATTCCAATTTGGTACCAGTGA